In Archangium violaceum, the following are encoded in one genomic region:
- the recN gene encoding DNA repair protein RecN, translating into MLLGLRISNVAVIEEVEVTFGAGLTVLTGETGAGKSILVDALGLLLGGRADADAIRSGCEEASVEGVFERTPVLAERMEELGVPDLGDEVLVRRVVGRNGRAKAYINGSLVTVGVLARFMRGAVDIAGQHEHVSLFDAGLHRVLLDRYGRLEEQLAAYGRDYAAVAEVVSRMEALGGDESRLRERAEFLRFQLDEITRLEPEPGEDVRLDAERRRLAGAEKLKRHGAEAELLLGGEESSAVETVGRALGLVNEASKCDASLAPVADALGSALSELEEAQRRLSRYVEGLESDPARLGEVEDRLDALKRLCRKHACTLEGVLQKRDALETELSTLDNRQEVLEQLARERKAAEERARRSGEALSRARSSCAVAFGAQVREGLGLLALGKAAFEVRVTPGTQLKAEGVDEVEFIFSANPGEPPRPLAKVASGGEASRLLLALKRALADSDGCGCYILDEADSGVSGAIADVVGRMIKDVSGHRQVLCITHLPQVAAYADAHLLIRKGLKGERTVSEVVSLEAGSERTQELARMMSGVEVTREALGAAEALVRSAHRASGPPRARREPTPDGGSRSRLRRSA; encoded by the coding sequence GTGCTGCTGGGCTTGCGCATTTCGAATGTGGCGGTGATCGAGGAGGTGGAGGTGACGTTCGGGGCCGGTCTCACCGTGCTCACGGGCGAGACGGGCGCGGGCAAGTCCATCCTGGTGGACGCGCTCGGGCTGCTGCTGGGCGGACGGGCGGATGCGGACGCCATCCGCTCGGGCTGCGAGGAGGCCTCGGTGGAGGGCGTGTTCGAGCGCACCCCGGTGCTGGCCGAGCGCATGGAGGAGCTGGGGGTGCCGGACCTCGGTGACGAGGTGCTGGTGCGCCGGGTGGTGGGCCGCAATGGCCGCGCCAAGGCCTACATCAATGGTTCGCTGGTGACGGTGGGCGTGCTGGCCCGCTTCATGCGCGGCGCGGTGGACATCGCCGGCCAGCACGAGCACGTGAGCCTCTTCGACGCCGGGCTGCACCGGGTGCTGTTGGACCGGTACGGGCGGTTGGAGGAGCAGCTGGCCGCCTACGGGCGGGACTACGCGGCGGTGGCGGAGGTGGTGTCGCGCATGGAGGCGCTGGGCGGGGACGAGTCCCGGCTGCGCGAGCGCGCCGAGTTCCTCCGTTTCCAATTGGATGAGATCACGCGCCTGGAGCCGGAGCCCGGCGAGGACGTGCGGCTGGACGCCGAGCGTCGCCGGCTGGCCGGGGCGGAGAAGCTCAAGCGGCACGGCGCCGAGGCGGAGCTGTTGCTCGGCGGCGAGGAGTCGAGCGCGGTGGAGACGGTGGGCCGCGCGCTGGGGCTGGTGAACGAGGCGTCCAAGTGCGACGCCTCGCTGGCCCCGGTGGCGGACGCGCTGGGCTCGGCTCTCTCCGAGTTGGAGGAGGCGCAGCGCCGGCTCAGCCGGTACGTGGAGGGACTGGAGTCCGACCCGGCCCGGCTGGGCGAGGTGGAGGACCGCCTGGATGCCCTCAAGCGGCTGTGCCGCAAGCACGCCTGCACCCTGGAAGGCGTGTTGCAGAAACGTGACGCGCTGGAGACGGAGCTGTCCACGCTGGACAACCGGCAGGAGGTGCTGGAGCAGCTCGCCCGCGAGCGCAAGGCCGCGGAGGAGCGGGCGCGCCGCAGTGGCGAGGCCCTCTCGAGGGCGCGCTCCTCGTGCGCCGTCGCCTTCGGGGCGCAGGTGCGCGAGGGCCTGGGGCTGCTCGCGCTGGGCAAGGCCGCCTTCGAGGTGCGGGTGACGCCCGGCACCCAGCTCAAGGCCGAGGGCGTGGACGAGGTGGAGTTCATCTTCAGCGCCAACCCGGGCGAGCCGCCCCGGCCGCTGGCCAAGGTGGCCTCCGGCGGTGAGGCCTCGCGCCTGCTGCTGGCCCTCAAGCGTGCGCTGGCGGACAGCGATGGGTGCGGTTGTTACATCCTGGACGAAGCGGATTCGGGCGTGAGCGGTGCCATCGCCGACGTGGTGGGTCGGATGATCAAGGACGTCAGCGGCCACCGTCAGGTGCTGTGCATCACCCACCTGCCGCAGGTGGCGGCCTACGCGGACGCCCACCTGCTCATCCGCAAGGGACTCAAGGGCGAGCGCACCGTCTCCGAGGTGGTGTCCCTGGAGGCCGGCTCCGAGCGGACGCAGGAACTGGCGCGGATGATGTCCGGGGTGGAGGTCACGCGCGAGGCACTGGGCGCGGCCGAGGCCCTGGTGCGTTCGGCCCACCGGGCGTCCGGACCCCCCCGGGCCCGGCGTGAACCGACTCCGGACGGTGGGTCCCGGAGCAGGCTGCGGCGCAGTGCGTAG